In Desulforegula conservatrix Mb1Pa, a single genomic region encodes these proteins:
- a CDS encoding transposase, whose amino-acid sequence MAKNMIQFQKGKSIHEFLSEYGTEDKCQDSLFRLRWPHGFSCPNCGGSKFCELKSRDLYQCHKCHHQASVKA is encoded by the coding sequence ATGGCAAAAAATATGATCCAATTTCAAAAAGGAAAGAGTATTCACGAATTCCTGTCCGAATATGGGACCGAAGATAAGTGCCAAGACTCATTATTCAGACTTAGATGGCCGCATGGTTTTAGTTGTCCGAATTGCGGCGGTTCGAAATTTTGCGAGCTCAAATCAAGAGATCTGTACCAATGCCACAAGTGTCACCATCAGGCGTCGGTAAAGGCC